A portion of the Bacillus thuringiensis genome contains these proteins:
- a CDS encoding sigma-54 interaction domain-containing protein → MVAEKERVLMDLKDVFEYAFDEIFVTDEQGIVVRVNSTCERHYQLAAEELVGKHVKELQKDGIFYPSATLEVIEKKRPIELVQTTKSGEYLHVRTRPVFDDEGNLRRVISYSRDLTELYQLRQKVEEMDNQLKTYKKELRETYEHEGLIFKSLAMQKIVDTIKKVSVVDSTVLVLGETGVGKSRLVRHLHEVSHRKNESFYEINCAALPTNLIESELFGYSGGSFTGANREGKKGLLESAHKGTLFLDEIGEMPIEIQAKLLQVLQEKTFRPIGGRELKKVDVRIVAATNRDLSEMVKQGTFRKDLYYRLNVIPIAIPPLRERTEDILPLIYHYLQHFNKKYGRDVKLAPSTLQMFVGYPWEGNNREIENVIERIVITVDDVVTVQDLPLSMQEAAVEQSGQSLYKMLEEVERNIILKAYKTYGSSYKVAEFLQISQSAATRKIKKFIEEEENIG, encoded by the coding sequence ATGGTTGCAGAAAAGGAACGAGTGTTAATGGATTTAAAAGATGTATTTGAATATGCGTTTGACGAAATTTTTGTTACAGATGAGCAAGGGATCGTTGTACGTGTAAATAGTACATGTGAAAGGCACTATCAACTAGCTGCAGAAGAGTTAGTTGGTAAGCATGTAAAAGAACTACAAAAGGATGGAATCTTTTATCCATCAGCGACATTAGAAGTGATTGAAAAAAAGAGGCCAATTGAACTCGTTCAAACTACAAAATCAGGAGAGTATTTACACGTTCGTACAAGGCCTGTTTTTGATGATGAGGGAAATTTAAGAAGAGTGATTAGTTATTCTCGGGACCTTACTGAACTCTATCAATTACGTCAAAAGGTAGAGGAAATGGATAATCAGCTAAAAACATATAAAAAAGAATTAAGAGAAACATATGAGCATGAAGGACTTATTTTTAAAAGTCTAGCTATGCAAAAAATAGTCGATACAATCAAAAAAGTATCTGTAGTGGATAGTACTGTTCTCGTTTTAGGCGAGACTGGAGTAGGAAAAAGTCGATTAGTACGCCATTTACATGAAGTGAGTCACCGTAAGAATGAAAGTTTCTATGAAATTAATTGTGCGGCATTGCCAACTAATTTAATTGAATCGGAGCTTTTTGGATATTCAGGTGGATCTTTTACAGGTGCGAATCGTGAAGGGAAAAAGGGACTATTAGAATCCGCGCATAAAGGAACTCTTTTTTTAGATGAAATCGGTGAAATGCCGATTGAAATTCAAGCGAAGCTTTTGCAAGTATTGCAAGAAAAAACATTTCGTCCTATAGGCGGAAGAGAATTAAAAAAAGTGGATGTTCGAATTGTGGCGGCAACAAATAGAGATTTAAGCGAGATGGTGAAACAAGGAACATTTCGGAAAGATTTATACTATCGTCTGAATGTCATTCCAATTGCAATTCCCCCGCTTAGGGAGAGAACAGAAGATATTTTGCCGCTTATTTATCATTACTTGCAGCACTTTAATAAAAAGTACGGACGTGATGTGAAACTAGCGCCGAGTACGTTACAAATGTTTGTTGGATATCCGTGGGAAGGAAACAATAGAGAAATAGAGAATGTAATTGAGAGAATTGTTATTACTGTCGATGATGTTGTAACGGTACAGGATTTGCCACTCTCTATGCAAGAGGCTGCAGTTGAACAATCGGGGCAAAGCCTTTATAAAATGCTGGAAGAGGTAGAGAGAAATATTATTCTTAAAGCGTATAAAACGTATGGATCAAGTTATAAAGTGGCTGAGTTTTTGCAAATTAGTCAATCTGCTGCTACTAGGAAAATTAAGAAGTTCATAGAGGAGGAAGAAAACATTGGATAA
- the gatA gene encoding Asp-tRNA(Asn)/Glu-tRNA(Gln) amidotransferase subunit GatA, translating to MSLFDHSVSELHKKLNNKEISVTDLVEESYKRIADVEDNVKAFLTLDEENARAKAKELDAKIGAEDNGLLFGMPIGVKDNIVTNGLRTTCASKMLANFDPIYDATVVQKLKAADTITIGKLNMDEFAMGSSNENSGFYATKNPWNLDYVPGGSSGGSAAAVAAGEVLFSLGSDTGGSIRQPAAYCGVVGLKPTYGRVSRYGLVAFASSLDQIGPITRTVEDNAYLLQAISGIDRMDATSANVEVGNYLAGLTGDVKGLRIAVPKEYLGEGVGEEARESVLAALKVLEGMGATWEEVSLPHSKYALATYYLLSSSEASANLSRFDGVRYGVRSDNVNNLLDLYKNTRSEGFGDEVKRRIMLGTFALSSGYYDAYYKKAQQVRTLIKNDFENVFANYDVIIGPTTPTPAFKVGEKVDDPMTMYANDILTIPVNLAGVPAISVPCGFGANNMPLGLQIIGKHFDEATIYRVAHAFEQATDYHTKKASL from the coding sequence ATGTCATTATTTGATCATTCGGTATCAGAGTTACATAAGAAATTAAACAACAAAGAAATTTCCGTTACGGATTTAGTAGAAGAATCTTACAAACGTATTGCGGATGTTGAAGATAACGTAAAAGCTTTTCTTACATTAGATGAAGAAAATGCACGCGCGAAAGCGAAAGAATTAGATGCAAAGATTGGTGCTGAAGATAATGGTTTATTATTCGGTATGCCAATTGGTGTAAAAGATAACATTGTAACTAACGGTCTTCGTACAACTTGTGCGAGCAAAATGTTAGCAAACTTCGATCCAATTTATGATGCGACAGTTGTGCAAAAGCTAAAAGCTGCTGACACAATTACAATCGGTAAATTAAACATGGACGAGTTCGCAATGGGTTCTTCAAATGAAAACTCAGGATTCTACGCTACGAAAAATCCATGGAACTTAGATTACGTTCCGGGCGGATCTAGTGGTGGTTCTGCAGCAGCTGTAGCAGCAGGAGAAGTACTATTCTCTCTAGGTTCTGATACGGGTGGTTCTATCCGTCAGCCAGCTGCATATTGCGGTGTTGTAGGTTTAAAACCAACTTACGGACGCGTATCTCGTTACGGATTAGTAGCATTCGCATCTTCACTTGACCAAATCGGACCGATTACACGTACAGTAGAAGACAATGCATACTTATTACAAGCTATTTCAGGTATTGACCGCATGGATGCAACTTCTGCAAATGTTGAAGTTGGAAACTATTTAGCTGGTTTAACAGGCGATGTTAAAGGTTTACGCATTGCTGTACCGAAAGAATACTTAGGCGAAGGTGTTGGCGAAGAAGCTCGTGAGTCAGTACTAGCTGCTTTAAAAGTATTAGAAGGTATGGGCGCAACTTGGGAGGAAGTATCTCTTCCGCACTCTAAATACGCTCTAGCAACGTATTACTTACTATCTTCTTCTGAAGCATCTGCTAACCTTTCACGCTTTGATGGCGTGCGTTACGGTGTTCGTTCTGATAATGTAAATAACTTATTAGATCTTTACAAAAACACACGTAGTGAAGGTTTCGGTGATGAAGTTAAACGTCGTATTATGCTTGGTACATTTGCTCTTAGCTCTGGTTACTATGATGCATATTACAAAAAAGCACAACAAGTACGTACATTAATTAAGAACGACTTTGAAAATGTATTTGCTAACTATGATGTTATTATTGGACCAACAACACCAACTCCGGCATTTAAAGTGGGAGAAAAAGTTGACGATCCAATGACAATGTATGCAAATGACATTTTAACAATCCCAGTAAACTTAGCGGGTGTTCCAGCGATTTCAGTTCCATGTGGATTTGGTGCTAACAACATGCCACTTGGTCTACAAATCATTGGTAAACACTTCGATGAAGCGACAATTTACCGCGTTGCACATGCGTTTGAGCAAGCAACAGACTATCATACAAAAAAAGCAAGTCTGTAA
- a CDS encoding HAD family hydrolase → MEKVKAILFDKDGTLMDFHSIWIKVAEELVAECISLYHLPSTIGQTLLEEIGVEGAFVNPRSAIAAGTSLDVAKGLCNYIESAREEEMHQWVSEKLFSLMYEYRSHMKMTADLPKVLQALKDKGFILGVVTADDFAPTELFLKQYKLENFFDYIIASDTFPAQKPDKKIIEVFCEKFNLESCEVAVVGDTPTDLHLAKNGDCYAIGVLSGTGDRPTLEPLADLVLDSVGEFISQSGEFFWEKEKSNV, encoded by the coding sequence ATGGAGAAGGTAAAAGCAATACTATTTGATAAAGATGGGACATTAATGGATTTTCATTCAATCTGGATAAAAGTAGCTGAAGAACTTGTAGCTGAATGTATAAGTTTATATCATTTACCAAGTACAATAGGGCAGACCTTATTAGAAGAGATTGGTGTAGAGGGAGCATTTGTTAATCCGAGGAGTGCAATAGCTGCTGGAACAAGCCTTGATGTAGCGAAGGGGCTTTGTAATTATATTGAGTCTGCTAGAGAAGAAGAGATGCATCAGTGGGTAAGTGAGAAGTTATTTTCCCTTATGTATGAGTATCGTTCGCATATGAAAATGACAGCGGATTTACCGAAAGTGTTACAGGCATTAAAAGATAAAGGATTTATATTAGGGGTTGTCACGGCGGACGATTTTGCACCGACAGAATTATTTTTAAAACAATATAAGTTGGAAAACTTTTTTGATTATATTATAGCCTCGGATACATTCCCGGCGCAAAAACCAGATAAAAAGATTATAGAAGTGTTTTGTGAGAAATTTAATTTAGAATCATGTGAGGTTGCGGTTGTTGGAGATACGCCAACTGATTTACATTTAGCCAAAAATGGCGATTGCTATGCAATTGGGGTGCTATCTGGTACGGGAGACCGTCCAACATTAGAACCACTTGCTGATTTAGTGTTAGATTCTGTTGGGGAGTTTATTTCTCAATCGGGTGAGTTTTTCTGGGAGAAAGAAAAGTCTAATGTGTAA
- a CDS encoding YiaA/YiaB family inner membrane protein — translation MRRRNTQAFTFLAWTSFVCALSGMLIGIYTLDETLSVKGYYLIGTLFLTMSCFVLQKTIRDNEEDNERFPKNKPLDKE, via the coding sequence ATGAGAAGACGTAATACGCAAGCGTTCACATTTTTAGCATGGACTTCATTTGTTTGTGCGCTTTCAGGTATGCTAATTGGGATTTATACGTTAGATGAAACGCTTAGTGTAAAAGGATACTATTTAATTGGAACATTATTTTTAACGATGTCTTGTTTTGTGTTGCAAAAAACAATTCGTGATAACGAAGAAGATAACGAGAGATTCCCAAAAAATAAACCGTTAGATAAAGAGTAA
- a CDS encoding DMT family transporter, with translation MVYWLLLLVTIIFEVAGTIAMKLSNGLTKLVPSVLIFVFYGICFSVFAIVVKKIHLSIAYAIWSGVGTLLITIISVYFFKEHISLFQAFCILFIVLGVIGLKVSSAS, from the coding sequence ATGGTATATTGGCTATTATTACTTGTTACAATTATTTTTGAAGTAGCTGGAACAATCGCAATGAAACTATCAAATGGTTTAACAAAGCTCGTTCCAAGTGTACTTATTTTCGTATTTTATGGAATTTGTTTCAGCGTGTTTGCTATCGTCGTTAAAAAGATTCATTTAAGTATTGCTTATGCCATTTGGTCTGGCGTTGGAACGTTACTTATTACAATCATTAGTGTGTATTTTTTTAAAGAGCATATTAGCTTATTCCAAGCATTTTGTATTCTCTTTATCGTATTAGGAGTAATTGGGCTTAAAGTATCATCAGCATCATAA
- the gabT gene encoding 4-aminobutyrate--2-oxoglutarate transaminase: MNTKKFAKVNEQIPGPKAASLLERRQNIVPKGVSNGIPTFVQSANGALVTDVDGNQYIDFAGAIGTINVGHCHPTVKEALHKQVDQYIHTGFNVMMYEPYIELAEKLAALAPGSFDKQVLFLNSGAEAVENAVKIARKYTKRPGIIAFSKGFHGRTLMTMTMTSKVKPYKFGFGPFAPEVYKAPFPYEYRRPEGLTEEQYDDFIIEEFKNFFISEVAPETIAAVVMEPVQGEGGFIVPSKKFVQEVRRICSENGILFVADEIQTGFSRTGKYFAIDHYDVVPDLITVSKSLGAGVPISGVIGRKEIMNESAPGELGGTYAGSPLGCAAALAVLDVIENEKLNDRAIELGKVVMNRFEEMKNKYHCIGDVRGLGAMCAFEVVQDRKTKAPDKTLTANLCAEANKRGLLLLSAGTYGNVIRVLMPLVITDEQLEEGLTIIEESLQACYEQTNIARV, translated from the coding sequence ATGAACACGAAAAAATTTGCTAAAGTAAATGAACAAATTCCAGGACCGAAAGCGGCATCTTTATTAGAACGCCGTCAAAATATAGTACCAAAAGGAGTAAGTAACGGCATCCCAACGTTTGTACAATCTGCAAATGGTGCTCTTGTAACAGATGTTGATGGCAATCAGTACATTGATTTTGCAGGAGCAATCGGGACAATTAACGTAGGACATTGTCATCCAACGGTTAAAGAAGCGCTCCATAAACAAGTCGATCAATACATTCATACTGGATTTAATGTCATGATGTATGAGCCATATATTGAATTAGCGGAAAAGCTTGCGGCATTGGCACCAGGAAGTTTCGATAAGCAAGTCCTCTTTTTAAATAGTGGTGCAGAAGCAGTTGAGAACGCGGTGAAAATTGCTCGTAAATATACGAAGAGACCTGGTATTATCGCATTTTCTAAGGGTTTCCACGGGCGTACATTAATGACAATGACGATGACAAGTAAAGTGAAGCCATATAAATTTGGGTTTGGTCCCTTTGCTCCAGAAGTATATAAAGCGCCATTCCCATACGAATACCGTCGCCCAGAGGGATTAACGGAAGAGCAGTATGATGATTTTATTATTGAAGAGTTTAAGAACTTCTTCATATCGGAAGTAGCGCCAGAAACAATTGCAGCTGTTGTAATGGAACCTGTTCAAGGGGAAGGTGGATTTATCGTCCCAAGTAAGAAATTTGTTCAAGAAGTACGCCGCATTTGTTCAGAGAATGGCATCTTATTTGTAGCGGATGAAATACAAACAGGCTTTAGTCGTACAGGAAAATATTTTGCAATTGATCATTATGATGTCGTTCCAGATTTAATTACAGTGTCTAAATCATTAGGGGCTGGTGTACCGATAAGTGGTGTCATTGGACGTAAAGAAATTATGAATGAGTCTGCACCCGGTGAACTGGGTGGAACGTATGCAGGAAGTCCATTAGGATGTGCGGCTGCATTAGCTGTTCTCGATGTAATAGAAAATGAGAAATTAAATGATAGAGCGATAGAATTAGGGAAAGTCGTAATGAACCGATTCGAAGAGATGAAAAATAAATATCATTGCATCGGTGATGTGCGTGGGTTAGGAGCAATGTGTGCATTTGAGGTCGTTCAAGATCGTAAGACGAAAGCACCTGACAAAACGTTAACGGCTAATCTATGTGCAGAAGCAAATAAGCGTGGGTTACTTTTATTATCAGCAGGAACATATGGAAATGTTATCCGTGTGTTAATGCCTTTAGTTATTACAGATGAGCAACTTGAAGAAGGTTTAACAATAATTGAAGAATCATTGCAAGCTTGTTATGAGCAAACAAACATCGCTCGCGTTTAA
- the gatB gene encoding Asp-tRNA(Asn)/Glu-tRNA(Gln) amidotransferase subunit GatB: MNLETIIGLEVHVELKTNSKIFSASPTEFGAEPNTQTSVIDLGYPGVLPTLNKEAVNFAMKAAMALNCEIATETKFDRKNYFYPDNPKAYQISQFDKPIGENGWIEIEVDGKKKRIGITRLHLEEDAGKSTHTADGSLVDYNRQGMPLIEIVSEPDMRTPEEAYAYLEKLKSIIQYTGVSDCKMEEGSLRCDANISLRPVGQEKFGTKAELKNLNSFTYVQKGLEHEQVRQEKELLSGGIIQQETRRYDEATKKTILMRVKEGSDDYRYFPEPDLVELYIDDEWKEAVRASIPELPDARKARYVAEIGLPAYDAHVLTLTKEMSDFFEATVAGGADAKLTSNWLMGEVLAYLNKQQKELKDVALTPAGLSKMVQLIEKGTISSKIAKKVFNELIEKGGDPEEIVKAKGLVQISDEGTLRKVVTEILDNNEQSIEDFKNGKDRAIGFLVGQIMKATKGQANPPLVNKILLEEINKR, encoded by the coding sequence ATGAATTTAGAAACAATTATTGGTTTAGAGGTTCACGTTGAGTTAAAAACAAATTCGAAAATTTTCTCTGCGAGTCCAACAGAATTCGGAGCGGAGCCAAATACACAAACAAGTGTAATTGACTTAGGATACCCAGGGGTGCTTCCTACTTTAAATAAAGAAGCAGTTAACTTTGCAATGAAAGCTGCAATGGCATTAAACTGTGAAATCGCAACGGAAACAAAGTTTGACCGTAAAAACTATTTCTATCCAGATAACCCGAAAGCTTACCAAATCTCTCAATTTGATAAGCCAATTGGTGAAAATGGTTGGATTGAAATCGAAGTAGACGGTAAAAAGAAACGTATCGGTATTACACGTCTTCATTTAGAAGAAGATGCTGGTAAATCAACGCATACAGCTGATGGTTCATTAGTAGACTACAACCGTCAAGGTATGCCTTTAATCGAGATCGTATCTGAGCCAGATATGCGTACGCCAGAAGAAGCATATGCATACTTAGAGAAGTTAAAATCAATCATTCAATACACTGGTGTATCTGATTGTAAGATGGAAGAAGGTTCCTTGCGTTGTGATGCGAACATTTCTCTTCGTCCAGTTGGACAAGAGAAGTTCGGTACAAAAGCGGAACTGAAAAACTTAAACTCATTCACTTACGTACAAAAAGGTCTTGAGCATGAGCAAGTGCGCCAAGAAAAAGAACTGTTATCTGGTGGTATCATCCAACAAGAAACACGTCGTTATGATGAAGCAACGAAGAAAACAATCTTAATGCGTGTGAAAGAAGGATCTGACGATTACCGTTATTTCCCGGAGCCAGACTTAGTTGAACTTTACATCGACGATGAGTGGAAAGAAGCAGTTCGTGCCTCTATTCCAGAACTTCCAGATGCGCGTAAAGCTCGCTACGTTGCAGAAATTGGCTTACCAGCTTATGATGCACACGTATTAACATTAACGAAAGAAATGTCTGATTTCTTTGAAGCAACTGTTGCAGGCGGTGCTGATGCGAAATTAACATCGAACTGGTTAATGGGTGAAGTACTTGCATACTTAAACAAACAACAAAAAGAATTAAAAGACGTTGCATTAACGCCTGCTGGTTTATCTAAAATGGTTCAATTAATTGAAAAAGGTACAATTTCTTCTAAAATCGCGAAGAAAGTATTTAATGAATTAATTGAAAAAGGTGGAGACCCAGAAGAAATCGTTAAAGCGAAAGGTCTTGTTCAAATTTCTGACGAGGGTACACTTCGTAAAGTTGTAACAGAAATTCTTGATAATAATGAGCAATCTATCGAAGACTTTAAAAACGGTAAAGACCGTGCAATTGGCTTCTTAGTTGGTCAAATTATGAAAGCTACAAAAGGACAAGCCAATCCACCGCTTGTTAACAAAATCTTACTTGAAGAGATTAATAAGCGATAA
- a CDS encoding MarR family winged helix-turn-helix transcriptional regulator, whose product MLQYEHFLDLLLDNAKKLFYPEEWVSLDLTLSKTEVFCLLWMERNTDITMTKIADLLDIPMSTTTGVVNRLVKKGYIERYRDENDRRIVLIRLTDNGVMLVQEVKQNAAHYFSLVTEALSEEEKAFLLQIFQKIMNHIATSQQKTEEKVSTPKMKNIPIE is encoded by the coding sequence TTGTTGCAATATGAACATTTTTTAGACTTACTGCTAGATAACGCCAAGAAACTTTTCTATCCTGAAGAATGGGTAAGCCTAGATTTAACACTTTCTAAAACAGAAGTATTTTGTTTACTTTGGATGGAACGAAATACAGATATTACAATGACGAAAATTGCTGATCTTCTTGATATACCGATGAGTACAACGACGGGCGTTGTAAATCGCCTTGTAAAAAAGGGATATATTGAGCGCTACCGTGATGAAAACGACCGACGTATTGTATTAATTCGATTAACAGACAACGGCGTAATGCTCGTTCAAGAAGTAAAACAAAATGCAGCCCATTACTTTAGCTTAGTGACAGAAGCATTGTCAGAAGAAGAAAAAGCATTCTTACTACAAATCTTCCAAAAGATTATGAATCACATTGCTACGTCACAGCAAAAAACAGAAGAAAAAGTTTCTACACCTAAAATGAAAAACATTCCGATTGAATAA
- a CDS encoding diacylglycerol kinase, whose amino-acid sequence MMKRARIIYNPTSGRELFKKSLPEVLQKLEQAGYETSCHATTGPGDATVAARQAADRKFDVVIAAGGDGTLNEVVNGLVGHEFRPKFGIIPVGTTNDFARAIGVPRSIEEAADIICEGKTVPLDLGRANDTYFINIAGGGRITELTYEVPSKLKTVLGQLAYYLKGIEMLPSLHPTYVEIEYDGKLLQEEITMFLITNTRSVGGFEKVAPYASINDGLFDLLVLKKGSIADLIKAATQAQRGEHINNPKVLYTQANRIKVHSPDKLMINLDGEYGGDAPMEFENIYHCLELFVPEHQEDAL is encoded by the coding sequence ATGATGAAGCGAGCAAGAATTATTTATAATCCTACTTCTGGGCGTGAGCTATTTAAGAAGAGCTTACCAGAAGTATTACAAAAATTAGAACAAGCTGGCTATGAGACATCTTGTCATGCGACAACGGGCCCTGGAGACGCTACTGTGGCGGCGAGGCAAGCTGCGGATCGTAAGTTTGATGTTGTTATTGCCGCTGGTGGCGACGGTACATTAAATGAAGTAGTAAACGGTTTAGTTGGACATGAATTCCGTCCGAAATTTGGAATTATTCCAGTTGGAACGACAAATGACTTTGCACGTGCGATTGGTGTACCTCGTTCTATTGAAGAGGCAGCAGATATTATTTGCGAAGGAAAAACAGTGCCATTAGACCTTGGTAGAGCGAACGATACATACTTTATTAACATCGCTGGTGGCGGTCGTATTACAGAATTAACATACGAAGTACCGAGTAAGTTAAAGACAGTATTAGGACAACTTGCTTATTACCTAAAAGGTATTGAGATGTTACCATCATTACATCCAACATATGTTGAAATTGAGTATGATGGAAAATTACTACAAGAAGAAATTACGATGTTTTTAATTACGAATACTCGTTCAGTAGGTGGATTTGAAAAGGTAGCACCGTATGCATCTATTAACGATGGGTTATTCGACCTGTTAGTACTGAAAAAAGGTTCTATCGCTGATTTGATTAAAGCAGCAACACAAGCACAACGTGGTGAACATATTAACAACCCAAAAGTGTTATATACACAAGCGAACCGAATTAAAGTACATTCACCAGATAAACTAATGATTAATTTAGATGGTGAGTACGGTGGAGATGCACCGATGGAATTCGAAAATATATATCATTGTTTAGAACTATTTGTTCCTGAACATCAAGAGGATGCCCTGTAA
- the gabD gene encoding NADP-dependent succinate-semialdehyde dehydrogenase yields the protein MDKKATFVSIDKKAMYINGEWITLQEQIEVNNPATKEIFATVPKGGVTEAKQAVDAAHEAFKTWSKLTAADRATKLKKWFTLIDENKEEIAAIMTKEQGKPFAEALGEVNYANSFVEWYAEEGKRVYGEMIPASHPNKRILVMKQPVGVMAAITPWNFPAAMITRKVAPALAAGCTTVVKPASQTPLTALKLAELAHEADIPKGVINIVTGSAKAIADTWMEDGRVRKVSFTGSTEIGKELMASAAQTMKKVSLELGGHAPFIVMNDADLDKAVEAVIGSKFRNAGQTCICTNRVFVQEEVYEVFVEKFQKAVGQLKVGDGFGDGTTVGPLIDENAVSKVQEHIEDAIQKGGTVLYGGQKVAELEGHFIQPTVIGLANDTMLCMNEETFGPVAPVAKFKTVDEVIERANNTPYGLAAYIFTKDISQAFQISEALEYGIIGLNDGLPSVAQAPFGGFKESGIGREGGHFGIEEYLEIKYISLGL from the coding sequence TTGGATAAAAAGGCGACTTTCGTAAGTATAGATAAAAAGGCGATGTATATAAATGGTGAGTGGATTACACTACAAGAACAAATTGAAGTAAATAATCCTGCGACGAAGGAAATATTTGCAACTGTACCAAAAGGCGGAGTAACAGAGGCAAAGCAAGCTGTTGATGCTGCACATGAAGCTTTTAAAACGTGGTCTAAGTTAACGGCAGCAGATCGTGCCACGAAGTTAAAAAAGTGGTTTACGCTTATTGATGAAAATAAAGAAGAGATCGCAGCGATTATGACGAAGGAACAAGGAAAGCCGTTTGCAGAAGCGCTTGGTGAAGTAAATTATGCAAACAGTTTTGTTGAATGGTATGCAGAAGAGGGGAAACGCGTATATGGTGAAATGATTCCTGCTTCTCATCCGAATAAGCGCATTTTAGTTATGAAGCAACCAGTTGGCGTTATGGCAGCTATTACACCTTGGAACTTCCCAGCTGCTATGATTACGAGAAAGGTAGCCCCAGCGCTTGCAGCAGGCTGTACAACCGTTGTGAAACCGGCAAGTCAAACGCCATTAACTGCATTGAAATTAGCTGAATTAGCTCATGAAGCAGATATTCCAAAGGGCGTAATCAATATCGTAACAGGTAGTGCAAAAGCAATTGCTGATACATGGATGGAAGATGGTCGCGTTCGAAAAGTGTCCTTTACAGGGTCAACGGAAATCGGGAAAGAGTTAATGGCTAGTGCGGCGCAAACGATGAAAAAAGTTTCGCTTGAGTTAGGGGGACACGCTCCGTTTATCGTAATGAATGATGCAGATTTAGATAAAGCAGTAGAAGCGGTGATTGGTTCGAAATTCCGTAATGCAGGACAAACGTGTATATGTACAAACCGAGTATTCGTTCAAGAAGAAGTATACGAAGTATTTGTAGAGAAGTTCCAAAAGGCAGTAGGGCAGTTGAAAGTAGGAGACGGTTTCGGTGACGGAACGACTGTCGGGCCACTTATTGATGAGAATGCAGTTTCAAAAGTACAAGAACATATTGAAGATGCTATTCAAAAAGGTGGAACAGTTTTATATGGTGGTCAAAAGGTCGCAGAGTTAGAGGGACATTTCATTCAACCGACTGTAATTGGGTTGGCAAATGATACGATGCTTTGTATGAATGAAGAAACATTTGGGCCAGTGGCACCAGTTGCGAAATTTAAAACAGTTGATGAAGTAATTGAACGTGCAAATAATACACCATATGGTTTAGCTGCGTATATTTTCACGAAAGACATTAGCCAAGCATTCCAAATTAGTGAAGCGCTAGAGTACGGTATTATTGGTCTAAACGATGGTCTTCCATCAGTTGCACAAGCACCATTCGGTGGATTTAAAGAAAGTGGTATCGGCCGTGAAGGAGGCCATTTCGGCATCGAGGAATATTTAGAAATTAAATATATTTCATTAGGACTATAA
- the gatC gene encoding Asp-tRNA(Asn)/Glu-tRNA(Gln) amidotransferase subunit GatC, whose protein sequence is MSRISVENVKHVAHLARLAITDQEAEKFQKQLDAIVTFAEQLNELDTTDVKPTTHVLTMKNVMREDVAEKGLPVEEVLKNAPDHKDNQIRVPAVLE, encoded by the coding sequence GTGTCAAGAATTTCCGTTGAGAATGTAAAGCACGTAGCACATTTAGCACGTCTTGCAATTACTGATCAAGAAGCAGAAAAATTTCAAAAACAACTAGATGCAATTGTTACATTTGCAGAACAGTTAAATGAATTAGATACAACAGATGTAAAACCAACAACTCATGTATTAACGATGAAAAATGTTATGCGTGAAGATGTAGCAGAAAAAGGTTTACCAGTCGAAGAAGTATTAAAAAATGCACCGGATCACAAAGATAATCAAATCCGTGTTCCAGCAGTATTAGAATAG